A genomic segment from Chitinophaga flava encodes:
- a CDS encoding L,D-transpeptidase family protein — translation MTVRFYTAISLLTLIIFAACQQNGGLRKKLRIRDTTHYTKEEYIEASLDSNILNKFLASNTTYDAYDGYIRNFYQKRDYHYAWINKDSLTEQAANFINMMKNDAADGIKDSSLLNPELQRITDSLLVGEAGLKISDTARSRIEILLTAQFFAYGNKVWGGFTADSAKDLEWFIPRKKIDMESLLDSVVRKKSNAFEEDEPVNRQYKLLRNALKKLASLEASAKWDSIHIAKNTFKKGDSAHVIATIKGRLEALGDLTVKDSSQRFTPELDSAVRSFQERMGLKVDGIIKQSTVDALNTPLQQRIRQILVNMERSRWVPLEPTTDYILVNIPAFTMYVYDKGKLDWSCNVVVGKPGANSVIFSKELRYVVFSPYWNVPPGILAKEVLPGLKRSGAGYLARQNMEIVGSSGKVIPPGSINFSKYSGGNFPYIVRQRPGGKNSLGKVKFLFPNEYNIYLHDTPARYLFGENKRSFSHGCIRIAEPKHLAEWLLRSDSSWTDQKIDDALNAGKEKFVTIKDKVPVFIVYFTSFVDSKGRLNFRDDVYGHDARLATTLFSKP, via the coding sequence ATGACCGTACGTTTTTACACCGCCATCTCTTTATTAACCCTGATTATTTTTGCCGCCTGCCAGCAAAACGGAGGCTTGCGTAAGAAGCTGAGAATAAGAGATACTACGCATTACACTAAAGAAGAGTATATCGAAGCATCTCTGGACAGTAACATCCTGAATAAATTTCTTGCCTCCAATACCACCTATGATGCGTATGATGGCTACATCCGTAATTTCTATCAGAAGCGGGACTATCACTACGCCTGGATCAATAAGGATTCCCTGACAGAACAGGCCGCCAACTTCATCAACATGATGAAAAACGATGCTGCCGACGGCATCAAAGACAGCAGCCTGCTGAACCCTGAACTACAACGGATCACCGATTCACTTCTCGTAGGAGAAGCTGGTCTGAAAATCAGTGATACCGCCCGCTCAAGGATTGAAATATTGCTGACAGCACAGTTCTTTGCCTATGGCAACAAAGTATGGGGTGGCTTCACCGCAGATTCTGCAAAAGACCTGGAATGGTTTATACCCCGCAAAAAAATTGATATGGAGAGTCTGCTGGACTCTGTCGTGCGCAAAAAATCTAACGCTTTCGAAGAAGATGAGCCGGTAAACAGGCAGTATAAACTGCTGCGCAACGCGCTGAAAAAACTGGCCAGCCTCGAAGCCTCCGCCAAATGGGACTCTATCCACATCGCAAAAAATACCTTCAAAAAAGGTGATTCTGCCCATGTCATCGCTACCATCAAAGGAAGACTGGAAGCACTGGGTGACCTTACTGTAAAAGATAGCAGCCAGCGCTTTACACCTGAACTGGACAGCGCTGTCAGATCATTCCAGGAACGCATGGGCCTGAAAGTAGATGGTATCATCAAACAATCTACCGTAGATGCCCTCAATACACCACTGCAACAGCGTATCCGCCAGATACTGGTGAATATGGAACGTTCCCGGTGGGTACCGCTGGAACCTACTACTGACTATATCCTGGTAAACATCCCGGCCTTTACAATGTATGTGTATGACAAAGGAAAACTGGACTGGAGCTGTAATGTAGTGGTAGGAAAACCCGGCGCCAACTCTGTAATATTCAGCAAAGAGCTGCGTTATGTTGTGTTTAGTCCGTATTGGAACGTGCCTCCTGGTATCCTGGCAAAAGAAGTGCTGCCGGGCCTTAAACGCAGTGGAGCGGGCTATCTGGCTCGTCAGAATATGGAAATTGTTGGTTCCAGTGGTAAGGTGATTCCTCCCGGCTCCATCAACTTCAGTAAATATTCCGGTGGTAACTTCCCTTATATTGTAAGACAGCGCCCCGGTGGGAAAAACTCATTGGGTAAAGTAAAATTCCTGTTCCCGAACGAATATAATATCTACCTGCATGATACACCGGCCCGTTATCTTTTCGGGGAAAACAAACGTTCTTTCAGTCACGGTTGTATCAGAATAGCAGAACCTAAACACCTGGCCGAATGGCTGTTGCGCAGCGATTCTTCCTGGACAGACCAGAAGATCGACGACGCCCTGAACGCAGGCAAGGAAAAATTTGTAACGATAAAAGATAAGGTGCCTGTATTCATCGTGTATTTCACCTCCTTCGTGGATAGCAAAGGAAGACTGAATTTCCGCGACGACGTGTATGGTCACGATGCGAGACTGGCAACGACATTATTCAGCAAACCATAA
- a CDS encoding RidA family protein, with product MEKQIINTNQAPAPIGPYNQAVKAGNTLYVSGQVPLDPATGELVKSGIVDEAHLVMKNLQAILKEAGLSFDAVVKATIFLTDMNDFPKVNEVYGSYFSGNYPARETVQVAALPRGVNVEISVIAVY from the coding sequence ATGGAAAAGCAAATCATCAATACCAATCAGGCGCCCGCTCCTATCGGGCCTTATAACCAGGCTGTAAAAGCTGGTAATACCCTCTATGTGTCCGGCCAGGTACCGCTGGACCCTGCTACCGGAGAACTGGTAAAATCAGGCATCGTGGATGAAGCCCATCTGGTCATGAAAAACCTGCAGGCTATCCTGAAAGAAGCCGGCCTGTCCTTCGATGCGGTAGTGAAAGCGACTATCTTCCTCACCGACATGAATGATTTCCCTAAAGTAAATGAAGTATACGGAAGTTATTTCAGTGGCAACTACCCTGCCCGCGAAACCGTGCAGGTGGCCGCTTTACCGAGAGGAGTGAATGTGGAGATCTCTGTAATAGCTGTTTATTAA